GGCAGCCAGGACCGCGCGCTGGCGGTGGCCCGTCGCATCCGGACAGGAACCTTCTCCATCAACGGGGGCAACTACTTCAGCCCCGACAGCCCGTTCGGCGGCTACAAGCAGTCCGGCATCGGTCGCGAGATGGGCACCGCCGGACTCGAGGAGTTCCTCGAGTCCAAGACATTCGCGACGGTGGTCGGCTGATGTGGGGGCACCGCCCGCTTGCGGGGGACGCTTGCGCGAAGAGGAGACAGCACTGATGCGGCCGCTGGAAGGCATCCGGGTCCTCGAGGTGGCGATGTACGGGTTCGTCCCGTCGGCGGGCGCCGTGCTCGGCGAGTGGGGCGCCGACGTGATCAAGGTCGAACACGCCGTCACCGGTGATCCGCAGCGGGGTCTGCGTCAGACCGGTCCGCTTCGGGTCGAGGGCGATCCCAACCCGAACATCGAGCACGCCAACCGCGGCAAGCGCAGCATCGGGCTGGACATGTCGGTGCCGGAGGGCCTGGAGGTGCTGCTCGATCTGGCGCGCCGCGCCGATGTGTTCCTCACGAGTTTCCTGCCGGGGCACCGGCAGAAGTTCGGCATCGACGTCGACGACATCCGCGCTGTCAACCCGAACATCATCTATGCCAGGGGCAGCGCGCTGGGTCCGCGCGGTGAGGAGTCGGTCAAGGGCGGCTACGACATGACCGCGTTCTGGTGCCGCGCAGGCACCGCGGCCACCATCACCCCACCCGGCATCGAAGGCATGATCGGGCCGCCGGGACCGGCCTACGGCGACACCATTTCCGGTACCAACCTCGCGGGCGGCATCGCGGCGGCGTTGCTGAAGCGGGAACGCACCGGTGAACCGTCGGTGGTCGACGTGTCGCTGCTCGGCAGCGGCCTGTGGTCGATGGGGCACACCGTCGCGCTGACGTCGCATCTGAACCAGTTGATGGTTCAGCCGCCGCCGGGGGTGCACGGTTCGCCGATCAACCCGCTGGTCGGGGTGTATCCGACCGCGGACAACCGCTACATCTCCTTCGTGATGATGCAGCCGACGAAGTTCTGGGCGGACGTATGCAGGCACATGGATCTCGACGACCTGATCGACGATCCTCGGTTCGCGACGGTCGAATCGATCGCAGAGAACACCGCCGCCGCGGTCGAGATCCTGCGCGAGGCGATGGCCAAGCGCACCCTTCCGGAGTGGAGCGAGCGGTTCTCGACGCTGGCAGGCCCGTGGGCTCCGGTGCAGGACACCTTGCAGGCCGCGGCCGACGCGCAAATCAGGGCCAACGACTACATCGTGTCCACGGGCGAACTCGAATTGGTCGCGAATCCGGTGCAGTTCGATGTCAGCGCACCGCAAACCGGACCCGCGCCGGAGTTTGCGGAGCAAACTGACGAAATCTTGCTTGAACTCGGTTTGGATTGGGACCGCATCATCGAGCTCAAGACGGCCGGCGCCGTCACCTAGGTTCGGAGAGATCTCAATGCCCTACGTCGCGTCGATCGGCACCTACCTGCCGTGTTGGGGTGCGCCCCGGCACCGGGTGGCCGGTGACGACGAGGACGCGATCACCCTTGCGGTCGAGGCCGGCCGCGCGGCGCTGATCGCCAGCGGCGCGGTCGAACGCGTCGTCCTGGTCAGTCGCGACATGCCGTTGCTGGAGAGCAGCAACGCCGCGGTGTTGCTGGCCGGGCTGGGGCTCGACCCGGAACTCGAGGTCGACGAACGCCTCGGCGGGGCACCGGCCACGCTCGACGCGGTCAGCTCGGCGCGGCCGCGGACACTGATCATCGGGACCGACCTCGACCCCGCGGGTGCGGCCGCGATCCTGACTGCCGAACGCGGCCTGCAGGTGCGCACCGCGGCCCGCGTCGCGCGCAGCCTGCCGGTGCGCACGCGCAACGCGACCGGTGACGTCACCGACTACGGCGACCCCCGACTGCTGCACGAGCGGGGATTGGTCGCGTCACTGGCCGCGGCATGGCTCGACACCCCCGCCGCCGTCGCGGGCGTCGAGCACGACCGCGCCGTCGAGATGTGCATCGGCGACCCGCCTGCGCTGCCGACCACCGGCGCGAGCGCCAGCCTGTTCGCGCTCGCAGGCATGGCCGACGCGGGGACCACCGGGCCGTTGGTCGCGGTCGAGCAGGCGAGCCTGTCCGGCATCACTGTGAGCAACGGCGTCGCCGAGATCCATCGCCGGGAACCGCCCGCGCGCCCGACGCCGGACGGCACCTATGTCGAGGGCGGTGACATCCCGATCTCGCTGGCTGCATACGAGCGAGCCTTCGAGGCCAAAACCCGTTGGGAGGCAGGCAGGTTCGCCGCGACGCCCGACGGTGCGCTGGATTTCCCGCCGCGCTTCCGACTGTCCGACGACGGCGCGCTGGCCACCGACTATGAGTTGATCCCGCTGCCGCGCACCGGAACGGTGTACACCGAAACGACCGTGCACATGCCCGTGCCTGGGCTGCGCACCCCGTACTCTCTGGTGATCGTCGAACTCGACGCGGTGGGAGTGCGCGCGCTGGTGAAGGTCACCGGTGCCGCACCGGGGACGGTCGACATCGGCTCCCGCGGGCGCCTGGCGCTGCGCCGGGTCGCGGTGCGCTCGGGAGTGCCGGACTACGGGTACATGTTCGAGCCGGAGCAGGTCGCGTGAGACGCGTGGCGATCGTCGGCGCCGGCATGACCGCGTTCGGTGAGCATTTCGCCCTCGGCATCAAGGATCTGCTGCCGATGGCGTTCGCCGAATGCGCGGCCTCCGTCGACAAGGGGTTGGCCAAAGCGGACGTGCAGGGCGCCTGGTTCGGTGCGATGGGGACCGCAGACGGCTTTCCGTCCGGCATCCTCGCCGATTCACTCGGGCTACCCGACCTGCCCGTCACCCGTGTCGAAAACTCTTGTGCCACAGGCAACGACGCAGTTCGCAACGCGCTGTTCGGTGTGGCCTGCGGCGCATTCGACGTGGCATTGGTGATGGGCGCCGACAAACTGCGCGACACCACCTCCAAGGACATGCTGTGGGCATGGGAGGCAATGGCACGCGATATGGCGTGGGACTACCCACTCGGCCTTGTCTCGCCCGCCGGGTTCGCGCTGCACGTCCGTCGATATCTGCACGAAACGCCTGCGACGCGCGAGCACCTGGCCATGGTCGCCGTCAAGAATCACCGCCACGGCGTGAGCAATGCCAAGGCGCGGTTGCGTTTTGAGATCACCCTCGAGCAGGCGCTGTCAGCGCCGACCATCGTGACGCCCTTCGGGCTGTACGACTGCGCTCCGCAGAGTGACGGGGCCGCCGCGCTGGTGTTGGCCGCCGAGGACGTCGTCGACCGGTTCACCGACCGTCCGGTGTGGATCCGCGGTGTCGGCCTCGGCCTGGACTCGGTGATGCATCAGCACAAACCCGATATGACGACGTTTCCGGCGACCACGCGTGCGGCAAAGCAGGCGTTCGCGATGGCGGGCATGACCCCCGCCGACGTCGACGTCGCCGAAGTTCACGATTTCTTCACGGGGATCGAGTTGATCAGTTATGAAGATCTCGGCTTTGCCGAGCGGTTCGGGGGCTACAAGCTTGTCGAGGCTGAAGTGACAAGTGTCGGCGGTGCGCTGCCGGTGAACCCCAGTGGTGGCTTGAAGGCCAAGGGGCATCCGCCAGGGGCAACAGGTGTGGCACAGTGCGTGGAACTCTTCGCGCAACTCCGAGGGGAGGCGGCCAACCAGGTGGACGACGCACGAGTTGGGTTGGCGCACAACATCGGCGGACCGACAGCGGTTTCAGCGGTCACCATCCTGGAAGGATCGGCCAATGGCGCGCGGTAGCGGCGCGGAACGGTGGTCACCGGGCCTGCCCACCATTCGCTCCTTCTCGGGCCCGATGCAAGCGGTCGGCGGCTTGTTCGCGATGTCCAAAGACGCGGTGTTGTTCACGTTCCGGCGGCCGTTTCAATGGCGGGAATTCCTGGAGCAGTGCTGGTTCATCGCGCGGGTCGCGTTGGCGCCGACCCTGCTGGTGGCGATTCCGTTCACGGTGCTGGTGA
The genomic region above belongs to Mycobacterium sp. 3519A and contains:
- a CDS encoding thiolase, which encodes MRRVAIVGAGMTAFGEHFALGIKDLLPMAFAECAASVDKGLAKADVQGAWFGAMGTADGFPSGILADSLGLPDLPVTRVENSCATGNDAVRNALFGVACGAFDVALVMGADKLRDTTSKDMLWAWEAMARDMAWDYPLGLVSPAGFALHVRRYLHETPATREHLAMVAVKNHRHGVSNAKARLRFEITLEQALSAPTIVTPFGLYDCAPQSDGAAALVLAAEDVVDRFTDRPVWIRGVGLGLDSVMHQHKPDMTTFPATTRAAKQAFAMAGMTPADVDVAEVHDFFTGIELISYEDLGFAERFGGYKLVEAEVTSVGGALPVNPSGGLKAKGHPPGATGVAQCVELFAQLRGEAANQVDDARVGLAHNIGGPTAVSAVTILEGSANGAR
- a CDS encoding OB-fold domain-containing protein, which codes for MPYVASIGTYLPCWGAPRHRVAGDDEDAITLAVEAGRAALIASGAVERVVLVSRDMPLLESSNAAVLLAGLGLDPELEVDERLGGAPATLDAVSSARPRTLIIGTDLDPAGAAAILTAERGLQVRTAARVARSLPVRTRNATGDVTDYGDPRLLHERGLVASLAAAWLDTPAAVAGVEHDRAVEMCIGDPPALPTTGASASLFALAGMADAGTTGPLVAVEQASLSGITVSNGVAEIHRREPPARPTPDGTYVEGGDIPISLAAYERAFEAKTRWEAGRFAATPDGALDFPPRFRLSDDGALATDYELIPLPRTGTVYTETTVHMPVPGLRTPYSLVIVELDAVGVRALVKVTGAAPGTVDIGSRGRLALRRVAVRSGVPDYGYMFEPEQVA
- a CDS encoding CaiB/BaiF CoA-transferase family protein — translated: MRPLEGIRVLEVAMYGFVPSAGAVLGEWGADVIKVEHAVTGDPQRGLRQTGPLRVEGDPNPNIEHANRGKRSIGLDMSVPEGLEVLLDLARRADVFLTSFLPGHRQKFGIDVDDIRAVNPNIIYARGSALGPRGEESVKGGYDMTAFWCRAGTAATITPPGIEGMIGPPGPAYGDTISGTNLAGGIAAALLKRERTGEPSVVDVSLLGSGLWSMGHTVALTSHLNQLMVQPPPGVHGSPINPLVGVYPTADNRYISFVMMQPTKFWADVCRHMDLDDLIDDPRFATVESIAENTAAAVEILREAMAKRTLPEWSERFSTLAGPWAPVQDTLQAAADAQIRANDYIVSTGELELVANPVQFDVSAPQTGPAPEFAEQTDEILLELGLDWDRIIELKTAGAVT